A genomic stretch from Malus domestica chromosome 15, GDT2T_hap1 includes:
- the LOC139192446 gene encoding uncharacterized protein yields METKRRTSSSSGGAAVVQLVEATFGQLLLLTCAWDALLANLLTASALLSFAQDPFVLSATCGQKSHGDNESEHSNSEAVDGDEDGDEEKNNDGGFGDTEEELSSEDGGAGNNPNGKSNNSKAGPGGEDGEVGEVGEVGEDGEEEEDGNNRDDNEDDGEDDGDEDNEDDEDDEDDDEGEVKDEEEIVDEEEPEDDEEEDEEEALQPPKKRKK; encoded by the exons ATGGAGACCAAAAGGCGTACGTCGTCGAGTAGTGGTGGTGCTGCTGTCGTTCAACTAGTCGAAGCTACGTTTGGTCAGCTCTTGCTGCTAACGTGCGCCTGGGATGCTCTTCTTGCTAATCTGCTCACCGCCTCTGCCTTGCTTTCTTTCGCTCAG GATCCTTTCGTGCTCTCAGCAACTTGTGGACAGAAAAGTCATGGAGACAATGAGAGTGAGCATTCCAACTCCGAAGCAGTTGATGGGGACGAAGATGGAGACGAAGAGAAGAACAATGACGGTGGCTTTGGAGACACTGAAGAGGAGCTATCTTCGGAAGATGGAGGCGCTGGGAACAACCCTAATGGGAAAAGCAACAACTCCAAAGCCGGGCCCGGAGGAGAGGATGGCGAAGTAGGCGAAGTAGGCGAAGTAGGCGAAGATGGTGAAGAGGAGGAAGATGGCAATAATCGCGACGACAATGAGGATGATGGCGAGGATGATGGAGATGAAGACAATGAAGATGATGAGGACGACGAGGACGATGATGAAGGCGAGGTCAAGGACGAGGAGGAAATTGTGGACGAGGAGGAACCCGAGGACGATGAAGAAGAGGACGAGGAAGAGGCCCTTCAGCCcccaaagaagaggaaaaagtgA
- the LOC103401923 gene encoding uncharacterized protein isoform X2, translating into MNRKSSCAICENSNLASICAVCVNYRLNEYNNSLKVLKSRRDSLYSRLTEVLVTKGKADDQINWRVLQNEKLVRLREKLQLNKEQLVQGKAKIEKTSYDLKVKYGLGKNRVEQLDKFYPNLICTQNLGHMAITSECLHKQSVVIKQICKLFPQRRVIVDEKKNDGSGGLYDQICNACLPRGLDPHSVPSEELAASLGYMVQLLNLVVHNLAAPALHNSGFAGSCSRIWQRDSYWDAYPSSRSNEYPLFIPRQNYCSSSGENSWSDRSSSNNFGVASIESVRKPRLDSSGGSFNYSSASAHSVETHKDLQRGISLLKKSVACITAYCYNSLCLDVPSEVSTFEAFAKLLATLSSSKEVHSVFSLKMACSRSCKQVKQLNKSVWNVNSAISSTTLLDSAHAMALMKNLNENNLLCSTELSEEKNESLIEGWDIVEHPTFPPPPSQSEDIEHWTRAMIIDAKRK; encoded by the exons ATGAACCGGAAATCTAGTTGTGCTATTTGTGAGAATTCAAATCTTGCTTCTATCTGTGCTGTTTGTGTGAATTACAG ATTAAATGAGTATAACAATTCGTTAAAGGTACTGAAGAGTCGTCGTGATTCATTGTATTCAAGATTGACTGAAGTGCTTGTCACAAAG GGTAAGGCCGATGATCAAATAAATTGGAGAGTGCTTCAAAATGAGAAGCTTGTGAGATTAAGGGAAAAGCTCCAGCTTAATAAAGAACAGCTTGTGCAAG GGAAGGCTAAGATTGAGAAGACATCCTATGACCTCAAAGTCAAATATGGG TTGGGAAAGAATCGTGTGGAGCAACTGGATAAGTTCTATCCTAACCTTATATGCACTCAGAACTTAGGGCAT ATGGCCATTACCTCGGAATGCCTTCATAAGCAGTCAGTAGTtataaaacaaatatgcaaattaTTTCCCCAACGTCGG GTGATTGTAGATGAAAAGAAGAATGATGGATCTGGTGGTCTGTATGATCAAATTTGCAATGCATGCTTACCAAGAGGGCTAGATCCACACTCAGTTCCATCAGAAGAGCTTGCTGCTTCCTTGGG GTACATGGTTCAACTCCTGAATCTTGTTGTTCATAACTTAGCTGCTCCAGCACTTCATAACTCAGGTTTTGCG GGTTCTTGCTCTCGGATATGGCAAAGAGATTCTTATTGGGATGCGTACCCTTCTTCTCGGAG CAATGAATATCCCCTCTTTATACCACGCCAAAATTATTGCTCCAGTAGCGGGGAAAATTCTTGGTCTGACAGGAGCTCAAGTAATAATTTTGGTGTTGCTTCAATAGAATCCGTGAGAAAACCACGTCTGGATTCTTCTGGTGGTAGCTTTAATTATTCTTCTGCTTCTGCACACAGTGTTGAAACGCACAAAGATTTGCAGAGAGGGATTTCACTTCTTAAGAAAAGTGTGGCATGCATTACAGCGTACTGTTATAACTCACTATGTTTAGATGTCCCTTCTGAGGTATCTACATTTGAAGCATTTGCTAAATTGTTGGCCACATTATCTTCTTCCAAGGAAGTTCATTCTGTGTTCTCGTTGAAAATGGCTTGCTCGAG GTCATGTAAGCAAgttaaacaattaaacaagtctGTGTGGAATGTGAATTCTGCCATATCGTCAACCACTCTGTTGGATAGCGCACATGCAATGGCACTAATG AAAAACTTAAATGAAAACAACCTTCTTTGTTCCACTGAGTTGTCTGAAGAGAAGAATGAATCCCTTATTGAAGGATGGGATATTGTGGAACATCCGACTTTTCCCCCTCCACCATCACAGTCCGAGGATATTGAGCATTGGACTCGAGCCATGATCATCGATgctaaaagaaaatga
- the LOC103401923 gene encoding uncharacterized protein isoform X1 produces the protein MNRKSSCAICENSNLASICAVCVNYRLNEYNNSLKVLKSRRDSLYSRLTEVLVTKGKADDQINWRVLQNEKLVRLREKLQLNKEQLVQGKAKIEKTSYDLKVKYGVLDSALSVLGKNRVEQLDKFYPNLICTQNLGHMAITSECLHKQSVVIKQICKLFPQRRVIVDEKKNDGSGGLYDQICNACLPRGLDPHSVPSEELAASLGYMVQLLNLVVHNLAAPALHNSGFAGSCSRIWQRDSYWDAYPSSRSNEYPLFIPRQNYCSSSGENSWSDRSSSNNFGVASIESVRKPRLDSSGGSFNYSSASAHSVETHKDLQRGISLLKKSVACITAYCYNSLCLDVPSEVSTFEAFAKLLATLSSSKEVHSVFSLKMACSRSCKQVKQLNKSVWNVNSAISSTTLLDSAHAMALMKNLNENNLLCSTELSEEKNESLIEGWDIVEHPTFPPPPSQSEDIEHWTRAMIIDAKRK, from the exons ATGAACCGGAAATCTAGTTGTGCTATTTGTGAGAATTCAAATCTTGCTTCTATCTGTGCTGTTTGTGTGAATTACAG ATTAAATGAGTATAACAATTCGTTAAAGGTACTGAAGAGTCGTCGTGATTCATTGTATTCAAGATTGACTGAAGTGCTTGTCACAAAG GGTAAGGCCGATGATCAAATAAATTGGAGAGTGCTTCAAAATGAGAAGCTTGTGAGATTAAGGGAAAAGCTCCAGCTTAATAAAGAACAGCTTGTGCAAG GGAAGGCTAAGATTGAGAAGACATCCTATGACCTCAAAGTCAAATATGGGGTGCTTGATTCGGCCCTCTCTGTG TTGGGAAAGAATCGTGTGGAGCAACTGGATAAGTTCTATCCTAACCTTATATGCACTCAGAACTTAGGGCAT ATGGCCATTACCTCGGAATGCCTTCATAAGCAGTCAGTAGTtataaaacaaatatgcaaattaTTTCCCCAACGTCGG GTGATTGTAGATGAAAAGAAGAATGATGGATCTGGTGGTCTGTATGATCAAATTTGCAATGCATGCTTACCAAGAGGGCTAGATCCACACTCAGTTCCATCAGAAGAGCTTGCTGCTTCCTTGGG GTACATGGTTCAACTCCTGAATCTTGTTGTTCATAACTTAGCTGCTCCAGCACTTCATAACTCAGGTTTTGCG GGTTCTTGCTCTCGGATATGGCAAAGAGATTCTTATTGGGATGCGTACCCTTCTTCTCGGAG CAATGAATATCCCCTCTTTATACCACGCCAAAATTATTGCTCCAGTAGCGGGGAAAATTCTTGGTCTGACAGGAGCTCAAGTAATAATTTTGGTGTTGCTTCAATAGAATCCGTGAGAAAACCACGTCTGGATTCTTCTGGTGGTAGCTTTAATTATTCTTCTGCTTCTGCACACAGTGTTGAAACGCACAAAGATTTGCAGAGAGGGATTTCACTTCTTAAGAAAAGTGTGGCATGCATTACAGCGTACTGTTATAACTCACTATGTTTAGATGTCCCTTCTGAGGTATCTACATTTGAAGCATTTGCTAAATTGTTGGCCACATTATCTTCTTCCAAGGAAGTTCATTCTGTGTTCTCGTTGAAAATGGCTTGCTCGAG GTCATGTAAGCAAgttaaacaattaaacaagtctGTGTGGAATGTGAATTCTGCCATATCGTCAACCACTCTGTTGGATAGCGCACATGCAATGGCACTAATG AAAAACTTAAATGAAAACAACCTTCTTTGTTCCACTGAGTTGTCTGAAGAGAAGAATGAATCCCTTATTGAAGGATGGGATATTGTGGAACATCCGACTTTTCCCCCTCCACCATCACAGTCCGAGGATATTGAGCATTGGACTCGAGCCATGATCATCGATgctaaaagaaaatga
- the LOC103425249 gene encoding pentatricopeptide repeat-containing protein At4g18520, chloroplastic, translated as MLSPTFLPPRIGISLYQTPSLLSIPPPKHTKHSNSKPNYLKTSSNFRCFSCETSSSASDFQNSSSHENPDAEFSVHQSLSQSLRPYLLALWLRSCRSLKEVRRLHAIVLRCLANPVTYVFNNLMCAYLVFGKLGDARKVFDEMTLRNVVSWTAIINGYLNFGFDDEALGLFEEAINDGVVPNGKMFVCLLNLCSERGDYELGKQIHCGVLKGGWSNLIVDSAVVKLYAQCGELASAFCAFDQMPKWDVVCWTTMITACSQQGHGQEAFSLFSQMLSDGFSPNEFTVCGVLKACGEEKELGFGRQLHGAIVKKIYKNDIFIDTSLVDMYAKCGEMVDSRNVFDGMRNRNTVTWTSIIAGYARKGLSEEAIYLFQVMKRRNILVNNLTIVSILRACGGIRNSVMGREVHAQIVKNSVERLKTNLHLGSTLVWFYCRCGEYSNATRVLQQMPLRDVVSWTAIISGCTQLGHEAEALEFLKEMMEDGVEPNAFTYSSALKACAKLETVLHGKLIHSSANKSPAMSNVFVGSALIYMYAKCGYITEAFEVFDSMPERNLVSWKAMIVGYATNGLCQEAMKLMYRMRAEGFEVDDYILSTVLTACGDLGWEIDPSLECSLRSS; from the coding sequence ATGCTTTCGCCGACTTTCTTGCCACCACGTATTGGTATCAGCCTTTATCAAACACCTTCTCTGCTCTCCATTCCACCGCCAAAACACACAAAGCATTCGAATTCAAAGCCTAATTATCTCAAAACCTCATCAAATTTTCGCTGTTTTTCTTGCGAAACTTCATCTTCTGCGTCAGATTTTCAGAATTCGAGCTCCCACGAAAACCCAGATGCTGAATTTTCGGTTCATCAATCGCTGAGCCAAAGCTTACGGCCCTACTTGCTTGCTCTTTGGCTTCGGTCATGTCGCAGTCTGAAAGAAGTGAGGAGATTGCATGCGATTGTTTTGAGGTGTTTGGCGAACCCGGTTACGTATGTTTTCAACAATTTGATGTGTGCGTATTTGGTTTTTGGGAAGTTGGGGGATGCCCGgaaggtgtttgatgaaatgacTCTGAGAAATGTGGTTTCTTGGACCGCCATTATTAATGGGTACTTGAACTTTGGTTTTGACGATGAGGCTTTGGGGTTGTTTGAGGAAGCTATCAATGATGGGGTTGTGCCGAATGGTAAGATGTTTGTGTGCTTGTTAAATTTATGTAGTGAGAGAGGGGATTATGAGCTTGGGAAGCAAATTCATTGTGGTGTTTTGAAAGGGGGTTGGAGCAACTTGATTGTTGACAGCGCCGTTGTTAAATTATATGCGCAGTGCGGAGAGCTAGCGAGTGCTTTCTGCGCATTTGATCAGATGCCGAAGTGGGATGTTGTTTGTTGGACAACTATGATCACTGCGTGTTCGCAACAAGGGCATGGACAGGAGGCTTTTTCGCTGTTCTCGCAGATGTTGAGTGATGGGTTTTCTCCGAATGAGTTTACAGTGTGTGGTGTTCTCAAGGCTTGTGGGGAAGAGAAGGAATTAGGATTTGGGAGACAGTTGCATGGTGCCATAGTTAAGAAGATTTACAAGAATGATATTTTCATAGACACTTCTCTAgttgatatgtatgcaaaatgtgGGGAGATGGTAGACTCGAGAAATGTATTTGATGGAATGAGAAACCGAAACACAGTTACATGGACATCTATTATAGCAGGGTATGCGCGGAAGGGCCTCAGTGAGGAGGCCATATACCTCTTTCAAGtaatgaagaggaggaacatATTGGTCAACAACTTGACCATTGTAAGCATCCTCAGAGCTTGTGGTGGGATTAGGAATTCGGTGATGGGGAGAGAAGTTCATGCACAGATAGTCAAGAACTCGGTCGAAAGACTCAAAACCAACTTACACCTAGGAAGTACTCTAGTGTGGTTCTACTGTAGGTGTGGAGAGTACTCCAATGCCACAAGGGTCCTCCAACAAATGCCTTTACGAGATGTTGTCTCATGGACTGCAATCATTTCTGGTTGTACACAACTTGGGCATGAGGCTGAAGCTCTTGAATTCTTGAAAGAAATGATGGAGGACGGGGTGGAGCCCAACGCGTTTACTTACTCATCTGCTTTGAAAGCATGTGCTAAGCTGGAAACTGTTCTGCACGGTAAATTGATTCACTCCTCTGCAAACAAAAGTCCTGCCATGTCTAATGTGTTTGTAGGTAGCGCTCTgatttatatgtatgcaaaatgtgGGTACATAACAGAGGCATTTGAAGTTTTTGACAGCATGCCAGAACGTAATTTGGTTTCTTGGAAGGCTATGATAGTGGGTTATGCAACGAATGGTCTCTGCCAAGAGGCTATGAAGCTCATGTACCGTATGCGAGCAGAGGGTTTTGAGGTGGATGATTACATCCTTTCCACTGTTCTTACTGCATGTGGAGATCTTGGATGGGAGATAGATCCTTCTTTGGAGTGTAGCCTACGGTCTAGTTGA
- the LOC139191956 gene encoding secreted RxLR effector protein 161-like has product MKDLGKPRYYLGLEIEHCSDRILVHQSNYTQKVLQRFNEDKAKPSSTPMVVRTLDNKRDPFHPKVDEEEILEPKVPYLSAIGALLYLAQCIRPNISFNVNFLARYSNVPTYRHWNGVKNIFRYLNGTMDLGLFYTHESSSVASPYGSRIDSCLVGYAYARYLFDPYRALSQTDYVFTIGDTAISWRSTKQKLVTTSSNHAKILALHEASSECFWLRVVMEHI; this is encoded by the coding sequence atgaaagatcttgggaaacCTCGATACTACCTCggcctggagatcgagcattgttcagaTAGAATCCttgtacatcaatcgaactacacccaaaaggtgttacaacgttttaatgaggataaagcgaagccttcgagtacaccTATGGTCGTTCGGACTCTAGATAATAAACGAGATCCCTTTCATCCAAAGGTAGATgaagaagagattttggaacccaaagttccttacctaagtgcaattggggctttattgtacttggctcaatgcatTAGACCCAACATCTCTTTCAATGTTAATTTTTTGGCTAGATACAGTAATGTGCCCACATACaggcactggaatggtgttaaaaaCATTTTTCGCTACCTCAATGGTAcgatggatttgggcttgttctatacccACGAATCTTCAAGTGTTGCCTCCCCCTATGGTTCTCGAATTGATTCttgccttgttggttacgcaTATGCTAGATATTTGTTTGACCCATATAGGGCACTTTCTCAAACAGactatgtctttaccattggagacacggctatatcttggaggtctaccaagcaaaagCTAGTTACGACTTCTTCAAACCATGCTAAGATTCTTGCCCTGCATGAAGCATCGAgtgagtgcttttggttgagagtagTCATGGAACATATTTGA